The following are encoded together in the Bacillus sp. NP157 genome:
- a CDS encoding formimidoylglutamate deiminase translates to MTSTDFTADFLWSDGAWAEAGLTVRDGRFGAPGSSGGDRIGRFVLPGMPNLHSHAFQRAMAGLAERRGPGEDSFWTWRETMYAFAEAIDPDDLKAIATQLYVEMVKAGYTQVCEFHYLHHGPRGVHYDDKAAMSLALIEAARDAGIGLTLLPVLYMTGGFDGRPLTERQQRFRHDVGQYVSLLERLVPMQDDMLKIGIALHSLRAVPEEAMRSVLATGVARDLPIHIHIAEQIGEVQDCLAVRGARPVEWLLDHADVDQRWTLIHATHLTGQETQRIAKSGAVAGLCPTTEANLGDGLFPLADFIDAGGTLGIGSDSHISVSPVEELRWLEYGQRLVTRHRNVAARQPEESVGTALWQRALDGGARASGADIARLGQGARADLLVLDDRSPLLAARDEADVLDSFLFAGNTPLVRDVMVGGQWRVRGFAHHAEQAAADAYRRVVERLAAS, encoded by the coding sequence ATGACCTCGACCGATTTCACCGCCGATTTCCTCTGGTCCGATGGCGCCTGGGCCGAGGCGGGCCTCACGGTACGCGATGGCCGTTTCGGCGCACCGGGCAGTTCCGGTGGTGACCGCATCGGTCGCTTCGTGCTGCCGGGCATGCCGAACCTGCATTCGCACGCGTTCCAGCGCGCCATGGCCGGCCTGGCCGAGCGTCGCGGCCCGGGCGAGGACAGCTTCTGGACCTGGCGCGAAACCATGTATGCCTTCGCCGAGGCGATCGATCCGGATGACCTGAAGGCGATCGCCACCCAGCTCTACGTCGAGATGGTAAAGGCGGGCTACACCCAGGTCTGCGAATTCCACTACCTGCACCACGGTCCGCGCGGCGTGCACTACGACGACAAGGCGGCGATGTCGCTTGCCCTGATCGAAGCGGCGAGGGATGCAGGTATCGGCCTGACGCTGTTGCCGGTGCTGTACATGACCGGTGGCTTCGATGGCCGGCCGCTGACCGAACGCCAGCAGCGTTTCCGCCATGACGTCGGCCAGTACGTGTCGTTGCTGGAACGCCTGGTGCCGATGCAGGACGACATGCTGAAGATCGGCATCGCCCTGCATTCGTTGCGTGCGGTGCCGGAAGAGGCGATGCGTTCGGTGCTTGCCACCGGCGTCGCGCGTGACCTGCCGATCCACATCCACATCGCCGAGCAGATCGGCGAAGTGCAGGATTGCCTCGCCGTGCGGGGTGCGCGTCCGGTGGAATGGCTGCTCGACCATGCGGACGTGGACCAGCGCTGGACCTTGATCCACGCGACCCACCTGACCGGTCAGGAAACCCAGCGCATCGCGAAGAGCGGTGCCGTCGCGGGCCTCTGCCCGACGACGGAGGCGAACCTGGGCGATGGCCTGTTCCCGCTGGCCGACTTCATCGATGCCGGCGGCACGCTGGGCATCGGTTCGGACTCGCATATTTCCGTGTCGCCGGTGGAAGAACTGCGCTGGCTGGAATACGGCCAGCGCCTGGTCACCCGGCATCGCAACGTCGCTGCCCGGCAGCCCGAGGAAAGCGTCGGCACCGCGCTGTGGCAGCGCGCCCTCGACGGCGGTGCACGTGCATCCGGTGCGGATATCGCACGGCTGGGGCAGGGCGCACGTGCCGATCTCCTCGTGCTCGACGATCGCTCGCCCTTGCTCGCGGCACGCGACGAAGCGGATGTGCTGGATAGCTTCCTGTTCGCCGGCAACACGCCGCTGGTGCGGGACGTGATGGTGGGTGGTCAGTGGCGGGTGCGTGGGTTTGCCCACCATGCGGAGCAGGCGGCGGCGGATGCCTATCGGAGGGTGGTGGAGAGGCTTGCGGCCAGTTGA
- a CDS encoding chloride channel protein, translating to MSAVPGDGAPHSRFTRLRQHQWLSPQQWRRRILFWSGAIIVGLAAVFFAKAADYAFELFHGVASHGWWVPLLITPPTFALLCWLTQGALKATRGSGIPQAIAALKIEDDGFRTRLLSLKVAGGKMALTLAALLGGASVGREGPTVHVGAGLLYSMGKRFGFDDPTAAGRFILAGSAAGLAAAFNTPLAGVVFAIEEMSGTFEHRMSGTLLTAVIVAGVVSLGIVGNYAYFGDITASLPLGKAWLAVLLTGIVGGLAGGLFARLIIPSAVGFRGALARLRGRQPVVFAAFCGLALVLLSLMSANGLYGTGYAQARAILEGHSDTGPLFGVLKFLGNIASSWAGIPGGIFSPALAVGAGLGGNIAHLLPGADVSAVVLLGMAAYLAGVTQAPLTAAVISLELTANHQMALPIMAACLLARGASGLVCRVPVYKALADVLMAQYEDERLRREAAPAQEPATP from the coding sequence ATGAGCGCCGTTCCCGGAGACGGTGCCCCACACTCGCGGTTCACTCGCCTGCGCCAGCACCAGTGGCTGTCGCCGCAGCAATGGCGGCGGCGGATCCTGTTCTGGTCCGGCGCGATCATCGTCGGCCTCGCCGCGGTGTTCTTCGCCAAGGCGGCCGACTACGCGTTCGAGCTGTTCCACGGCGTTGCCAGCCACGGCTGGTGGGTGCCGCTGCTGATCACGCCGCCGACCTTCGCCCTGCTCTGCTGGCTCACCCAGGGCGCGCTGAAGGCCACCCGCGGCTCGGGCATCCCGCAGGCGATCGCCGCGCTGAAGATCGAAGACGACGGCTTCCGCACGCGCCTGCTCTCGCTGAAGGTCGCCGGCGGCAAGATGGCACTCACCCTCGCCGCCCTGCTCGGCGGCGCATCGGTCGGCCGCGAAGGACCGACCGTGCACGTCGGCGCGGGGCTGCTGTATTCGATGGGCAAACGCTTCGGCTTCGACGACCCCACCGCGGCCGGCCGCTTCATTCTCGCCGGTTCCGCCGCCGGCCTCGCCGCCGCCTTCAACACGCCGCTCGCCGGCGTGGTCTTCGCCATCGAGGAAATGTCCGGCACCTTCGAACACCGCATGAGCGGCACCCTGCTCACCGCCGTGATCGTCGCCGGCGTGGTCTCGCTCGGCATCGTCGGCAACTACGCTTACTTCGGCGACATCACCGCTTCCCTGCCGTTGGGCAAGGCGTGGCTCGCGGTGCTGCTCACCGGCATCGTCGGCGGCCTCGCCGGTGGCCTGTTTGCACGTTTGATCATTCCTTCCGCCGTCGGTTTCCGTGGTGCCCTGGCCCGCCTGCGCGGCCGCCAGCCGGTGGTGTTCGCGGCCTTCTGCGGCCTCGCCCTCGTGCTGCTCAGCCTGATGAGCGCGAACGGCCTGTACGGCACCGGTTACGCCCAGGCCCGCGCCATCCTAGAAGGCCATTCCGACACCGGCCCGCTGTTCGGCGTGCTGAAGTTCCTCGGCAACATCGCCTCCTCGTGGGCCGGTATCCCCGGCGGCATCTTCTCGCCGGCCCTGGCGGTCGGTGCGGGACTGGGCGGCAACATCGCCCACCTGCTGCCCGGCGCCGATGTCTCCGCCGTGGTCCTGCTCGGCATGGCGGCGTACCTTGCGGGCGTGACCCAGGCCCCGCTGACCGCCGCCGTGATTTCCCTCGAACTCACCGCCAACCACCAGATGGCCCTGCCGATCATGGCCGCCTGCCTGCTCGCGCGCGGCGCCTCGGGCCTGGTCTGCCGCGTGCCGGTCTACAAGGCGCTGGCCGACGTGCTGATGGCGCAATACGAAGACGAACGCCTGAGGCGCGAGGCGGCACCCGCGCAGGAACCTGCCACGCCATGA
- a CDS encoding bifunctional GNAT family N-acetyltransferase/carbon-nitrogen hydrolase family protein, protein MTETTPAQNPKLTLRLARPADVPELVALTARVYTAEWGHSAEMLQGQQNNFPEGQFVVEYEGHIVGFCATFRINEALALAPHTWMQITGGGFAARHDPKGDWLYGMEVVVHPDYRGMRIGQRLYMARKRLCTDLKLRGIVFGGRMPGLSRAVSRYGSAEAYVQAVVDGSRRDPTLSFQLRNGFEVIGLLREYVPSDHESLGYAAHLVWRNPHLLNHPDTPRVSHSHRLPDSVRVASVQYQQRRITSFAEFATQVEYFVDIAADYDADFVAFPELITLQLLSIENAELSPVDSIRRLSEYTDEVKALFHRLAVHYNINIIGGSHPTRQPNGDIHNVCYVCLRDGSIHEREKLHPTPSEKNVWNITGGDSAATIQTDCGPIGVMICYDSEFPEVARHLTDQGALILFVPFCTDVREGYLRVRYCSQARAIENQCYVVLSGNVGNLPGVNNFDIQYGQSCILTPSDFPFARDGIAADSTPNIETVLFADLRLENLAKARNSGAVQNLKDRRYDLYQVRWARTPDSR, encoded by the coding sequence ATGACCGAGACGACCCCCGCCCAGAATCCCAAGCTGACCCTGCGCCTGGCGCGCCCCGCCGATGTCCCCGAGCTGGTCGCGCTGACCGCCCGGGTCTACACCGCGGAATGGGGTCATTCGGCTGAAATGCTGCAGGGCCAGCAGAACAACTTCCCCGAAGGCCAGTTCGTCGTCGAATACGAAGGCCATATCGTCGGATTTTGCGCCACCTTTCGCATCAACGAAGCACTCGCCCTCGCGCCGCACACGTGGATGCAGATCACCGGCGGTGGCTTTGCCGCCCGGCACGATCCCAAGGGCGACTGGCTCTACGGCATGGAAGTGGTGGTCCACCCGGATTACCGCGGCATGCGCATCGGCCAGCGCCTGTACATGGCCCGCAAGCGCCTGTGCACCGACCTGAAGCTGCGCGGCATCGTCTTCGGCGGGCGCATGCCCGGGCTGTCCCGCGCCGTCAGCCGCTACGGCAGCGCGGAAGCCTACGTGCAGGCCGTGGTCGACGGCAGCCGCCGCGACCCGACCCTGAGCTTCCAGCTACGCAACGGCTTCGAAGTGATCGGCCTGCTCCGCGAATACGTGCCCTCCGACCACGAATCGCTCGGTTACGCCGCCCACCTGGTCTGGCGCAACCCGCACCTGCTCAACCACCCCGACACCCCGCGCGTCTCGCACAGCCACCGGCTGCCCGACTCCGTGCGCGTCGCCTCGGTGCAGTACCAGCAGCGCCGGATCACCTCGTTCGCCGAATTCGCCACCCAGGTCGAATACTTCGTCGACATCGCCGCGGACTACGACGCCGACTTCGTTGCCTTCCCCGAGCTGATCACGCTGCAGCTGCTGTCGATCGAAAACGCCGAGCTCTCGCCGGTGGACTCGATCCGGCGACTGTCCGAGTACACCGACGAAGTGAAGGCGCTGTTCCACCGCCTGGCCGTGCACTACAACATCAACATCATCGGTGGCTCGCATCCCACCCGCCAGCCCAACGGCGATATCCACAACGTCTGCTACGTGTGCCTGCGCGACGGCTCGATCCACGAGCGCGAAAAGCTGCACCCGACGCCGAGCGAGAAGAACGTCTGGAACATCACCGGCGGCGACAGCGCGGCGACGATCCAGACCGACTGCGGCCCGATCGGCGTGATGATCTGCTACGACTCGGAATTCCCCGAAGTGGCCCGCCACCTCACCGACCAGGGCGCGCTGATCCTGTTCGTGCCGTTCTGCACCGACGTGCGCGAAGGCTACCTGCGCGTGCGTTACTGCTCGCAGGCCCGCGCCATCGAAAACCAGTGCTACGTGGTGCTCTCCGGCAACGTCGGCAACCTGCCCGGCGTGAACAACTTCGATATCCAGTACGGCCAGAGCTGCATCCTCACCCCGAGCGACTTCCCGTTCGCGCGTGACGGCATCGCCGCGGATTCCACGCCGAACATCGAAACCGTGCTGTTCGCCGACCTGCGCCTGGAAAACCTCGCGAAGGCGCGCAACTCGGGCGCCGTGCAGAACCTGAAGGATCGTCGCTACGACCTCTACCAGGTGCGCTGGGCACGGACGCCGGACAGCCGATGA